TTTTGATGGTATTTAACAAAAAAATCTACAAAGGAAAAAAGAGGCTATGTTTTTGTGATGTGTTTTTGATATAATATATCCTGTTTAGAGGTAATTCTGGACAAAGGTAGCGAAATATAGGAAATTACTTTTGCACTAATTCCGTGAAGAGCCAAAAAATTTCTTGAAAAATTTTCCTGCAAAAGTTTGTTGTCAAACATTTTTTCCTAAAGGTTTTTTAAGAATTTGCCGATATATATTATAATAAGGAGAAATGGGAAGAGTAATTGTTTGTCTTTTAATTAGCTTATGCTTTTCAAATATATGTTTTTGCAAGATTGCACCAAAAAATGGTGAAGATAAGATTGTTATTAAAGAGGGAGATACCTTGTGGAGCCTTGCAAAGAAATATTACAATGACCCAAGCTTATGGCCAAAATTCAATGAATATAACATTATAGATAAACCAGGCCTAATCTACCCAGGAGAAAAACTTGCTATTGGAAAAGATCTTGCCCTTTCCCTTGCCAATGCTATGAGGGGAAGGATGAAGAGGCTAGAAAAGGAAAAGGGAGGCTTGAAGGGAAAAATTGAAGATTTAAAGAGAGAGATTGAAATTTTAAAGGCAAATTATGAGGAGCAAATAGAAGATTTAAGAAAGCAGCTTCCAACAGATGAGGAGATGAGATTAAGGCATCAGGCAGAGATTGAGGTAATGGAAAATGAGATTTTGCTTCTTCAAGATGAAATCAACAAATCCAGAGAGGAGAAAGGAAGCCTTTCATTGTCTTTAGAGTTAAGGTTTAAAGAGATAAAGGAAAAGAAAAGGGAAATAGAGGGAAAGGAGGATGAAATCAGGCTGTTGGAGGAGA
This is a stretch of genomic DNA from bacterium. It encodes these proteins:
- a CDS encoding LysM peptidoglycan-binding domain-containing protein; its protein translation is MGRVIVCLLISLCFSNICFCKIAPKNGEDKIVIKEGDTLWSLAKKYYNDPSLWPKFNEYNIIDKPGLIYPGEKLAIGKDLALSLANAMRGRMKRLEKEKGGLKGKIEDLKREIEILKANYEEQIEDLRKQLPTDEEMRLRHQAEIEVMENEILLLQDEINKSREEKGSLSLSLELRFKEIKEKKREIEGKEDEIRLLEEKLSLRDEEIAMLNTGIFELEEKLEKAEEEIKEKNKRIEELKNEKGLYTDLSHFLIFALLSGIFALGVIN